A region of the Methanobrevibacter ruminantium M1 genome:
CGTTGACACTTGGAAAAAGAGAGGAATTGGTATTTATAAAATAGAAAATCAAATAGAAGGATTTAATCCGGTTAAAGAAGAAAAAACAGTTTCTTATCGCAGTGAAGTTTTTGTTGATTATGAATTGGAATTGTTTAATAAGGAATATTTTTATAGGTTTTAAAACTAATTTAGATGGAATTTATTAAATTATTTAAATTTTAATTGTTTATTGAATTGTATTTATTTAAATTTTTTAAATTTTTATCGTTTATTGACATATTTATTAAATTATTTAAATTTTTATCCTTTATTGGATTGTATTTATTAAGAGTTTATTAAACAGATCTTTATCTTTAGAGGAATTATTATGGGATTTAAAGATTTAATCTCAAAATTGAATGAAAAAAATCATTTTGAAAAGGTTTGCATAGATCAAACTGTAATTGATTCAATCATTTATTATTCAAAGAAATCATATCCTGATGAGTTTTTAGCCATGTTTGACGGTTTTGTTAAGAACGAAGTTCTTTATATCAGTGGCTTAATCTTTTTAGGAGGTGAACGTTCTCATACAAGCGCTAGCTTTAATGATTGGCTGCTTCCACCTGATCAAAAGAAATGGGGAACTGTACATTCACACCCTGGTTTAAATGCAAGGCCTTCTGGCGCTGATTTGACAACATTCTCAAAATATGGTTCTTTTCATATTATTCTTTGTGAGCCTTATTCTCTTGAAACTATGATGGCTTATGATTCTTATGGGAATATGAGAGGCTTTGAAGTTGGCAATTTTGTTGATGGTAAGGATGATGAAATCTATAAAGACCTTGAGGAATTAAGAAAAGAAATAGAAGAAGAGGACGGAGAGCTCACTCCATCTATATTTGACCTAGATCAAGACTTGTCCTTTTTTGATAGCGAAGAGGTAAAAACCAATAAGTATTCTCATGAATTAGAGGATGAATTTGGGAATTTAGCCTTAGATAATGATGGCTCTAATGATTTCGATTCAAATAATTTTTCTGAGGATATCAATTCAAATAATCCAAATTCAAATGACTTCACTTCAAACCGCTTTTATCCATCAAGAAATGTCTCAGATGAAGATTTAGGTTCTATTGACTTAAATCCGCAGGTTATTAGAATAGGTGGAGAAAAAGTAAATGGTCAAAGCCCTAAATTAGGCATTATCATTGAATTTAGGGACGGGAAACCTATTTTAAAAAGTTATACTGTGGATTCTCAAGAAAATGAAGATTCTCAAGAAAAAGAGGATTCTGATAAATAATAATTCTTTGATGGGTTTAAAATTAGACTCAATAATTTTTAAAAAGAATTATTTTCTTTAATTTTGCTTATTTTTTAAAAAAAGAAAAGAAGATTAAAACTCTTGATTATATCAAGAATTTTAATAATTAATTTTTAATTGCTTATTTTTAATTTTATTTTATTTTATTTATTTTATTTACAATCTGTCTATAATTTAAGACAGGTTGCATCACTAACATTGTCTAAGTCTTTGATTTTCTTAACAGCTTCTTTAGAAGGTCTTTCATCTAATGTAAGAATCATGATGGCTTCTCCACCAGTTGAATCTCTTCCTACTTGCATGATACCAATGTTAATGTTTTCTTCACCGAATTTAGTTCCTATTGCACCAATGCTTCCAGGAATGTCTTTGTATTTGGCAATGAACATGTTTCCTTCAGGTTTTACATCTACCCAGTATCCATTTACCTTTATGATTTTAGCTTCGTGGAGGTAGGTACCTTCAGCAGACATTTGTCCTTCCTTGGTTTTTGCTGCAACTTTAATTAAGGTGTCATATCCTTCGCTGTCATCACTTACTGCTTCTGTAATGCTGATTCCTCTTGCTTTAGCAACGGTGGTAGCGTTTACTGCATTCACTGCAGTTTCAGTGACAGGGTTTAAAATTCCTTGCAAGATGGTTCTAGTGAATAGGTCTTTGCTAGGGAGCTTGTTGATTTCACCTTTGTAGGTGATTTCCAATTTGTTGATTGGGCTGCTTGTAGCTTGGGTGATAAAGCTTCCTAATTTTTCACAGAGTTCTAAGTAATCATTGGTTTCTTCAAATTCGCTGTTGTTCATGCGAGGCATATTTATGATGTTTTTAGGCATGCCTCCTTTAAATAAGGTGATTACTTCATTTGCTACAATGATTGCTGCATCCCTTTGAGCTTCTTTGGTTGATGCTGCAATGTGAGGGGTACAGACGATATTGTCCAATTCGAATAATTTATTGTTGGTTGCAGGTTCCTTTTCATATACGTCTAAACCTGCTCCAAGGATTTCTCCGTTAACTAAAGCTTCGTATAATGCATCTTCATCAATGACTCCGCCACGTGCACAGTTGAATATGAGTGCGGTGTCTTTCATCATCTTGAACTGTTCTGTGGAGATTGAGTGTTCGGTTTCTGGAGTGAGTGGAACGTGGATGGTAATTATGTCTGCTCTGGTTAATACGTCTTCAATGTCTTCGTATAATTCCACTCCCATGTTTTTAGCAACTTCAGGAGGTAAATAAGGGTCGTATGCAATTGCATCCATTTCAAATGCCTTGCATCTGTTAACCACTTGAGAACCGATTCTTCCCATACCGATTACACCAAGAGTCTTGTTTCTAAGTTCCATACCCATAAATGCTTTTTTCTCCCATTTTCCAGCTTTAGTGGATTTATCAGCGATTGCTATCTTACGGATGGTGCTTAAGATCAATCCCATTGTGTGTTCAGCTACAGTGATTGAAGTGGATTCAGGTGCATTTACAACCATGATACCTTTTTTGGTAGCTGCATTTACATCTACATTGTCTACACCTACTCCTGCTCTTGCAATGATTTTAAGATTGTCTGCCTTTTCTATTACTTCAGCAGGCAATTTTGTTCTGCTTCTAATGAGGATAGCGTCATATTCTCCAATGGTTTCTAGTAATTCTTCAGGAGTGATGCTAGTATCTACAACAACATCACATACTTCTTTTAAATTTTCTATTCCTTTTTCGTTAATTGCATCTGCGACTAATGCTTTCATTATTTCACCATTCTTTAATTGAAATAAGTTTTTAAGTAAATTTAATTGTTAATCATTTTTTGATTCTTATCAAAACTATGATTCATAGTTTAATCTATATTTCAGATTCTTATCTACATTGGTTCATAGTTTGATAATTTGTAAAAATGTTTAAATGACATATGATATGATATGGCATTGACATATGATAAAAAATATGATTATGCATTATAAGGAACTTGGATGAAATTAAAATTGTATTTTTTCGGATTTGATTAAAACCAAGCACCTTATAATATATTAATTATATCTAACATTATATTTAAATAATTTGTAAACTAGCCTTTTTTTAATCAATTTTTTATTATAATTTTTAACTTTCATTTATTTAATAAATACCTTTTTAAGGGCCTAATTGTCCATATTTTGATTTTTTATTTTTTCTAATTAGAGAATTTTCCCATTGCTTTGTTTTTAATATTCAAATTAATTTAAAAAGATTTATATACTATATGCTTCCAATTATAAAAATAGTTATTATTCATAAAAGCCGAAATAATAATTAAAAAAATTGTGAGGTATTTAAAATGGTAAAATTTGAAGAATTCCCTATTTCCAGTGCAAATTATATTCCAGGTTATAAGGTAGTTGAAGAAAAAGGATTTGTATACGGTTTAACCGTACGTGCCCGTGGCCTTGGTGGAGACATTGGTGCAGGACTAAAAGGTATATTAGGTGGAGAAATTAAGCAATATGTTAAAATGATGGAAGAGTCCAGAGAAGAATCCATTGGCCGTTGCATTGAACATGCTAAGGAATTAGGTGCAAATGCAATCATTTCAGTTAGATTGGATTCAGACAGCATCTCCCAAAACATGCAAGAAGTTTTAGCATATGGAACTGCTGTTGTTATTGAAAAGGAATAAACTCAAGCTTTTTTGGCCTTCGGCCAAAAAACCTTGACCAAAATTCCACCTTTTACTGGCCTTCGGCCAGCAAAAGCTGGACCAAAATTTTTATCTCATTTTGCTTGAGATTTACTTTTTTTACTTCTCTTTTAACTCATTATTTTTTCTATTTTTTTGAATTTTTAGACATTTTTTTTATTTTTCATCAGTCTTTTATTTTTACTATTTTTCGATAAATTTAATAATTAATTCAATTAAATTCTTATTTAGGTTTAAGAATTTATCTTTGTAATTTTATTCATAATTTAATTAATCATTAAGTTTAGGTCGTGTTTATTATTTTTAATGAAGATTTGGAATTTAAAGGAAAAAATATATCTCGTGTGGTTTTAGGAAATGCTCCTTTTCTTGCAGATGCATATTTTGGTCATAGGACTCGTTTATATAATTTAGATCTTTTAAGAAATCCAAATAATGTAAGCAAAATCATAGAAAAGTCCTATGATTGTGGAGTGAGATCCATTAATCTTGCAAATAAGGAAAACCTACTTAAGGCATTTGGGATGGCTTGTGACAATGGAGTCGAGATGCAGGCAGTTTCCACCATTGGAAAGACAGAGATGGATTATGTAATCCCTGATTATGATGAGGCAAGGCGAGAGGCCACCTGGAAGGAGGACATTGAAAACTTGGCTCAGTTCGACAATTCCATAATGCTTGTAGATGAGTTTCTTATCGACTCCTATGATTGGGATTTTATCACTGATATATTGGATGCAATCAACGATACAGGTATTCCATCTGGAATAATCACTTCTTTTCCTTTTAAAACTTCTCTAGAGCTTATTGATTCACCATTACTTGAGGATAAAAACTTATTTGACTTTTATATGATTCCGGTAAACAAGTTAGGTTATATGATGGATGTTCCTCATTTTAAGTCTGACAAGCAGGAAGAGTTGAAGTTGATGCTTGATAAGATAGACAAAAAGATAATAATCAATAAGATATTGGCTGTTGGCATTCAAAGGCCTGAGGAAGCTTTCAATTTCCTTAATACCTTGGATTTTGCAGATATGGTTTCAGTTGGCATTGCATCAGAGAGGGAAGCTGAAGAGACCTTTGGTATTTTTAAGCAAAATTTAGATTTTTTTTAAAGAACATTTATGGAAAGTGTTTTAAATATCCTATTGTTATATTATATATTGTAGATATTTTTTAAATATTAAATTCAATATCATTTTAATTATCAATTTTTTAATTTTCAATTAAAATCTATTTTGTATTTATTTTTTTATTTTTTTAAGGTGAAAATATGGACTATTTAAAGAAGATTCCCGCTATTCGTTGGAAAGATGGAAAATACGAAGAAGTGGAAGAGAAAACAGTTAGCGATGAGAATATCTATTTTTATATTGATTTATTGCCTCCTCGTAAGTTTTCCACATATCCTGCAGATTTGGAGGACTTTGGTGTAGGGTATTGCTTAGGTGATGGTCTGGTAAACTCATACGATGATATTCTAAGCATTGATATTGACGGCAAGCATATAACAATCAAAACCAAGTTCAATCATGGCGCAGATGAGGATAATAAGGAAGCAGATGAAGAAAAGCCAGATGTGGATGCTGATGTTTTAGGCTATCAAAGCGTAATGTCTGACAGTGCAGGAGGATGGAGAAGCGAGCTTAAAAAGATTGAGCCAATCGAATCCGATCTAGTTGTAAATGCAAGTGAAATAATAGAGAATATGAAAAGGCTTACAGCTAAAGCAGAGATTTGGCAAGCCACTGGAAGTGTTCATGTTGCCCAATTGGTTTATGGTGACAAATTCATTACTCGTGAGGATGTAAGCAGACACGTTGCTGTTGATAAGGTAATTGGTGCAGCAGCTAAGGCAGGATTTGACCTATCAAAGTGTTATGTGACTTATAGTGGCAGAATGCCTGCAGATATGGTTATAAAGATGGTTAGAGTAGGTGTTCCTATTTTGGTTTCCAATGCTGCTCCTGCAGGTTCCGGCTATGAGGTTGCAGTGAAAGGAAACATTACTTTAGTTGGCTTTGTGCGCAGCAATAGGTTTAATGTTTATGCTTCTACTAGTAGGATAGATTTGGATAAATAACTCAAGCTTTTTTGAGCCTTCGGCTCAAAAAACCTTGACCAAAATTTTTATCTCATTTTGCTTGAGATTTGCTATTTTTTGCTAGTTTATTTTTTAATGCTCTTAATTTTTTCATTGCTTAATCTTATTTTTTTAGTTCCTTGCACAATTTATTTTTTAATTCTCTTTTTTGACTTTAGTTAATTTTAAATATTTTAAACAAATAAAATTTATATAACTATTGTTATAATTTTTTATAAATTATTATGCTTATTTTAATTTTTCTTAAATTTAGTCAAAAAAGAGTGGTGATTAAATGTCAGATGAGAATAAAGATAATAGAGTTTATAATCTTCTAATAACTAAAGGAACAGACCCAGAAGGCCAATATGAATTTTATAAGGAGAGAATTGATAGTCAAAAGGATTTTTTATATGCTGAATATAACACTCAAGATAACGAGCTAAATGATGATTTGTTTGAAGAAGTAGATGTTATAGTATTGCTTTATGGTCTTTATCATGATAATACGGAGATTTGCGATGAGTTAATAAAAAAATCAAAAGAATTGAGCATTCCTTTTCTTTTGGTTCGCTCTTTTGGTGTTGAATGGATATTGCAGGATTTGGAAAGTAAGGCTGATGCAGTGGTTGGATGGAATGGGCATTGCATTGTTGATGCAATTAAAACCCTTGTTGATGGTGGTGGCGAGTGGATCAAACCATGTGATATTGAAGAGGAATATTAAAATATTTCCATCTATCAATATTTTATGGTTCTCTCATTATTTCTATTTTTTAAGCTTAGTAAGGTATAAATTAGCTAGAATTACAATTATGGCAAGTATGCAAAGTCCAATAATGATTGGGTTTTTTATTCCAGTCATATAGGTCATAATAACTGCAATTATTATTGCTATGATTAAAATAATTGTGTAATGTTTTGAATTAAGTTCCATATCAATTCTCCTTTCTTTAAATTCTTTACGTGAAATTGCATGATTTTTCATGAAATCGCATGTGATGTATAATTTTGTACATTTTATTCTATTGTTTGTACATAATAAAACAACTTTTTTTCATTGGATTTTTCTATATTTATTTTTGTTTTTCTATATTTTTTCTAAGGTCATTTTTTTTTTTTTTTTTATTGTGGATTAAAGAATTCAATTATTTCTTCTTTCCTTAATCAACTTTAAAAACTCCTTGGAATTTTCAAATTCTTTCATCTCCCAAGACTTTATTACTGGAATTCCATCAATGGAATCCTTAATCTTATCGTCTGCAAGGACAAAGAACGGATCTGAAGAGGTTACAAGGGAAAGATCCTTTAAGCTTATTGCCATTTTCTTCAATGTCTTTGTATTCTGCTCATCTTGAACATTTAAATTTGCAATCAAAGGGTTGTCTTTCTTTTTGGTAGCTATTTCAGCTTTTGCAAGTGCATCAAATGGGCTCTTGTTTGTGGAAACCACACCAAATCCTAATTTAGCAAGATTTTGAGCGTTTGTTCCTTGTGTCTGATTTAGATTGCTTGTATCTGCCTTTAGCTTAATGTCTTCTTGATAAGGCTCAAAAAGGTCAATGTCAAGAGTGATCTTTGTGTTTAGAATCTCTTCAAGAAGCATTGCAGTTTCTGTATTTGCCCTCACCATGCCATTTTCGTATTTGTACATGGTAGCCCTTGAAACGTGAGCAAGGTCAGCCAAATCCTTTAATGATAGGTTATATTCCTCTCTGTATTCCTTTAGGACATTTCCATTGATTTGAACATAATATCCTCCACGGTCTGCTAGAATTTCCGGATATTCGTCATAGATAATCATATTTTTAAGAGTCTGAAGCCCAATGGCTGGAAGACCATGCCTTTCATAGACAACATCCTCTTCAAGGATGTGATTTTTGGATTTTAGCCCTACTATGATTGGGCTTGCTAGGAAAACATTGGAAATCTGCCTTATTTCTTCAACGTGAGATTCGTTAATGCTATCAATATTTACGAGGATTTTTAAAAGTAGAATGAGCAGTTTCTTTCGAGCAACTATATCAAAGCAGCTTTGATCATATATATTGGATGTTTCAAAGCCCTCCTTGTTTAGCAATTGATAAACTTCTCTTATTAATTGATTCCTATTAGTTACAGCCATAGGATTACCTCGTTTTTTTGATAGTCATTACTAATTTTTCAGATAATAATTTTTAGATAATAATAATTATTTTTTTATTTTTATACATAAACTTATTAATTTCCATAAACTTATAATTTTTAAATTAAGATAATTTTTATTAATTAGTTTAAATAAATTTTAATAATATTATTATCTTTTTAGAATAATATAAAATTGACTATTTTATCTTAGCAATATTTAAAAAATTTATTAATTTCCAATTGGAAGATATGGAAATTTTATATTTTTATTCAAGTTCAGTGATTATTATGGATTATTTTTACATAGGAATAGATGATACAGACTCTCCAGATGGAATGTGCACTACATTTTTAGCATCCTCCATTTTAAATGAGTTTGAGAGGAGCAATATTAAAATTATTGATTATCCTAGGCTTATTCGATTAAATCCTTTTGCAAGGTTTAAGACTCGTGGAAACGGCGGGGTCTCATTCAAGCTAGACATTGATGAGGATACTGATTTGGCAAAGGAGATTGTGCTAGGTTATGTAAGGGAGCTTTCCATGTTTGACTGTGACAACACAAACCCTGGAGTTGTCTTCTATGAGGGTGAAATCACTGAAGAGATGGTTGATTATGCATTTAAGGCAATTTATTCCATTATCACTATAGAGGAAGCCGAAGAATTTGCAAACCATATTGGGGCTGAAATTTATAAGTTCAAAAAGGGAAGGGGAATAATTGGCTCAATTGCAGCTATTTCCTGCCCTTTAGAGGATTACACCTATGAGCTTTTGGCGTATAGGGAACCTTCAAGATATGGGACTCTTAGAAACATTGATTATGATTCTGTTGTTAGAATGGATAAGGAAACTTACCCTGAAACCTTTGAAAATATCGATGGCAAGTATTTGGCCATAGAGCCTAAGACTCCATGTCCTGTTTTATATGGAATTAGATCAAACAGTCCTGAGGTATTGGAAAAGGCAAGGGAAATGGTCATTCCAAATGAAACCATTGCAGACAGTTGCATATTTAAGACAAATCAGCATACTGACATGCATATTCAAAATGCAGATAGGATAAGTGACATGAAGCAATATTCCTGCTATAGGATAAGGGGAACCGTCAAGGAAAGGCCACATATAATCGAAGGAGGCCATATGTTTTTCACTTTATATGATGATTCCGGCGAGATAGAGTGTGGAGCATACGAACCAACCAAGGACTTTAGAAAGATCGTTGCCAAATTAAGAGAAGGGGACGTTATTGAACTCTATGGGGGAATAGGCGAGCAAAATACATTTAATATAGAAAAATTCCAAGTCATTAAGCTAAATGAATTTGTATATAGAAACCCTGTTTGCGGATGTGGCAAAAGAATGAGCTCTGCTGGAAGAGGAAAGGGATTCAAGTGCAAAAGCTGTGGAAAACGTATAGAATCAGATGAAAAGGTGCCTGAAAAGATTGATAGAACTTTAATTAATGGCAAATTCTATGAAACTCCAGTCTCAGCAAGGAGACACTTGTCTAAACCGTTGATTCGTATGGATTTGGATTAGTTTTTTTCTAATAGTCTGATTTAATTCTTATTTTTTTTATAGTTTTTGATTATTTTCACGATATCATGGATTTTAATTTTTTTCTATAATTTTTAATCCTTTTTAAAACTTTTCCGGAATATTTTTTTCCCCAATTTCTTATTAACTGGGATTAGTTTTTTTCCCTATTTTTGGAGTAAAATAAATGCCTTTTTAGCTATTTTTTATGGATTTATCTAGAATTTTTATAAAATTTCCTAACGTTTTTTAAAATTTTTAATATTTTTTATAAAAATGAATAGTTTTAATAAAGCCATTCAGTGCCACTAATAAATTATCATTATTTATAATTTTTTAGAATAAAATAGATTAATTTATAAATAAGAAACTTAAAACTTAAATTAAAGAAAGTCTTAGTTAATTTAATATAATCATTTGAATCATGATAATTCGTGATAATTCGTGATAATTCGTGATAGTTCGTGATAATTCATTATAGATTCATATTAAATCATTAAATCATTTTTGATTATTATTTTATGAATAACTGCTTTCGATATTTATTTTTATTTAGTTTTTATACAATTATAGGTGGGATTTTATTACTGATCAATCTTCACATCCATTTAGGGAAAAAACGGATAGAGCAATTAAAAAGAGACCTCCATGGAAGGAGTATAACCTCCACATTGTTGTCTTCCTTTTGGTTGTTATCTCCATGGCTATCGGTGTAAAGGAGATTAAGATTACCGACACCATCAGTATCCTATTATTACCTTTGATTTATGCCTTGGTTTTAGGTTTAGCCCTTTATTTGGCAAAGCCTATTAAGTTTATAGGCAGAAAGCAATCTAAGGTAGCTGAAGGGGCTATGGTTCTATTTATTGGTGTATTAATTACCAAATTGGCTATTTCAAGCGGTCAAGCCATAGCCAGTATTTTCCAAGTGGGGCCTGCTCTTCTCTTGCAGCAGATAGGTAATTTAGGTACTCTTATAGCATTGCCTATAGCACTCTTTTTCGGCTTTAGAAGGGAAGTCATCGGTATGACAAGTTCCATTTGCCGTGAACCTAACTTAGGAGTCATTATCGACAAATACGGTTTTAAATCTCCAGAGACCCGCGGAGTATTGGCTGTTTTTGTTATCGGATCCATTTTAGGTACTCCATTCATCAGCTTCCTATCAAGCATAAGCGCTTCACTGATTCCTATGCACCCATATGCCTATGCAATGGCTTCAGGTGTGGGAAGCGCAAGTATGAATGCCGCTGCCCTTGCTCCTTTGATGCATATGTTTCCATCAATGGCTACTGATTTGGAGGCTTTTGCCGGATGCAGTAACCTTCTTTCATTCTGTTTCGGTATCTATATGTGTATATTTGTATCATTGCCTCTTGCAGAGCGTATGTATAAGTGGCTATCCCCTCATATAGGCCATGACAAAGAGGAAACAATTGACGATGAGTATGCAATCGAAGGGGTAAAGCATGATAAGTATGCATCTAAGGAAGAGTTAAGTTCAGGAAAGATTAAAAGATGGGCTACATTCCTTCTTATATTCTCATTCACCGTTGCTGTAGGAAATTATATAGGATATCACACTTCATTGCTGGATTCATTCATTGGAATGATCATTATTTCACTTATAACCATTCTGGGAATGTCTCTTGAAAGGATAATTCCTTGGAATATTCAATCAATCATTTATATAAGCCTGATTGGTATAATTGTGGCTATTCCAGGCATGCCAACTGCTGATTTCATTGTGCGTTATGTTTCTCAAATTGATCTGACCACAATATGTACTGCATTCCTGGCTTATGTAGGTATAGCTATAGGAAATGATTGGGAAGAGTTTAAAAAGATTGGTTGGAGAGGAATCATTATCACTCTAATTGTAATTTCTGGAACTTATTTATGTTCAGCAGGAATTGCTCATTTGACTTTAGTGGCTACTGGAATGGTATAATTAGCTTAATGGGGTCTTTAAAAATAGTTTTTGCTTTAGCTTTTTTTATATATTTTTTTATATTTTTTAATTCCAAAAATTTTTTTAAATTTTTAATTTTGACATTTTAATCTTATTTTAAAAAAAGTAAAAAGATAGAATTAAAATTCTATCTAAAATTGTTTTTCTTCTTATTTTATTTTTCAGACTTTAACTTATTCTAGTTAATTTAATCGTCCTTATTTTTTCTTCTAAATGCAAATAGAACCAATAGGATTAATGCAATTGGTATGATTAATAAAGAATAATTTATATCAAATAATTTGGTCTCATTTTCATCGATTTCCTTATTAGAACTCTCATTATTCAAATCAGTTTTTTTATCAGAATAATTCATATCCTTATTATTGGAGTTTGAATCATCATTATTTTCATTATTTTCTTTTAAATTTAAATAATCATTGTCTAAATTTGAATCAATAGAATTTAAAAGACTATTTTTCATTTTAGAATATCTTAAACCATTTTTATTATAATAATTCTTATTATTATCATTATTCTTATTGCCATTGCTTTGATGATTGTTTGGATTATTGGACTTATTGGAGTCATCTGAATCATCAGTAACATTATCTGAATTATCATTTGAATTATTCGGATTATCTGATTCATCATTGGAGTCATTTGAATCGTCTGAATCCTCGGAATCATCATCCGATTCATTGTTTTCCAAAACATCTAAGCTGACAATCTCATTATCCAAAATTGCATTTACTGTCTTTGCAAGCTTCATATCAGTTGAAGTGGAAGCTGAACCATTAACAATATTCAAATTGTACTTAATTTTACTGTCTTCGCTTACCACTTGAATACTTGATTTTAAAATAGGCAATTTATCTGGATTCTCTAATTTGAAGCTATTGTTGTTTTTATCCTTTCCATTAAGGCTTATGGTCAAATTAGAGACCTTTTTTTGCATAAGGGGGGTTGAATTGGTAAAATTCATTTCAATCCATTTGAAGTCTTCATCAATATTGAAGTTTAAGAGTTCATCAAAGTTTGGATTGTTTTCTCCCCACCAATTATTGCTTATTAATAAGTAATCTCCGCTATCATAAAGCCCATCTCCCTCTGGAGCGGAATTATCCAATATTTGGCAATACTCTATATTTGTATCTTTTCTAGAGATAATGGCTCCGCCGTAGTTTTGAGCGGTATTGTTTACTAGAACGGATCCGCTCATATAAAGCTTGCCATTATTGTCAATCGCCCCTCCGTTGTTTGTGACCTTATTGTTTGTGAAAGTGGAGTTTGTGACAGTCAAATCTCCCCCATTGTCAATTGCACCTGCACCAAATGCCTTGTTTCTGCTGAATAAGGAGTTTTGGATTGTCATGATTGCGCTATTATCAATTGCAGCACCATAACTTAAGGCATTGTTCAATAGAAACAGTGAGGAGTCTATAAATATATTCCCTTCTCTTGTAAAGATTACTCCGCCTTCATCTGCTCCGCTTGTTTGCTTAAATATGGAATCTTTAATCTTAATGTTTCCGTTTACGCTTAAGATGACTCCTGCTTTGTGGCTTACAGATTGTTTGGTAAAGTTAGAGCTCTCTATTAAAAAGTCTCCTAAGTTATAGATTCCTGCAGCTTCATAGGCTTTATTTGAATCAAAAGAGGATTTGTTTACTGTTAGGTTCTTTTGATTATAGATTGCTCCACCGTAATTGGCTTCATTTGAGTTTAGGGTGCTTTTTTCTATAATCAATTTTCCTTTATTGAATATTGCTCCTCCAGTTTCTCCAGAGTTGCCATTTAAGGTGGAATCACTTATTTTTGCTGATATGTCTCCTATGAAGACTCCGCCTCCGGAATTTCCATTATTGTCCTTTATATTAGTGTTATGGATTTCTGCAGGGTGCTTGTCAGCATAGATT
Encoded here:
- a CDS encoding right-handed parallel beta-helix repeat-containing protein, which codes for MNTVNASDNGIIAEYADISTIPNDEKVSINENDYDTNYYELPDKKLDHLESNDNQNHLEMNDKKLNDGNSNNDFNYIQELINSHKDGDSIFLEDKTYIGNGSPIIINKNLNIYGYGYKNLSDLDIKTILDGNSKSNIFIINKGIQLNLYGLSLINGNTSYEDGGAIYNNGLLSIDSCSISNNNAGGGAVYSSEGSEIEIYNSLFENNSGLLGGALDLENANAIISKSTFKGNRCNGDGGAIYNNIGKLTISNSTFSFNKGARGGVIYNNHGTLSIYDCEMFLNSASQLGGTVKNWGSCEIYNSTIKNNTADMYGGGLYTFEFKMTVNDCLIENNYADEGGGLFADADSRLIVINSTIINNNAKIGGGIDAKQAYLTVNNSSIINNNAKSNGGGIYADKHPAEIHNTNIKDNNGNSGGGVFIGDISAKISDSTLNGNSGETGGAIFNKGKLIIEKSTLNSNEANYGGAIYNQKNLTVNKSSFDSNKAYEAAGIYNLGDFLIESSNFTKQSVSHKAGVILSVNGNIKIKDSIFKQTSGADEGGVIFTREGNIFIDSSLFLLNNALSYGAAIDNSAIMTIQNSLFSRNKAFGAGAIDNGGDLTVTNSTFTNNKVTNNGGAIDNNGKLYMSGSVLVNNTAQNYGGAIISRKDTNIEYCQILDNSAPEGDGLYDSGDYLLISNNWWGENNPNFDELLNFNIDEDFKWIEMNFTNSTPLMQKKVSNLTISLNGKDKNNNSFKLENPDKLPILKSSIQVVSEDSKIKYNLNIVNGSASTSTDMKLAKTVNAILDNEIVSLDVLENNESDDDSEDSDDSNDSNDESDNPNNSNDNSDNVTDDSDDSNKSNNPNNHQSNGNKNNDNNKNYYNKNGLRYSKMKNSLLNSIDSNLDNDYLNLKENNENNDDSNSNNKDMNYSDKKTDLNNESSNKEIDENETKLFDINYSLLIIPIALILLVLFAFRRKNKDD
- a CDS encoding DUF3100 domain-containing protein; protein product: MAIGVKEIKITDTISILLLPLIYALVLGLALYLAKPIKFIGRKQSKVAEGAMVLFIGVLITKLAISSGQAIASIFQVGPALLLQQIGNLGTLIALPIALFFGFRREVIGMTSSICREPNLGVIIDKYGFKSPETRGVLAVFVIGSILGTPFISFLSSISASLIPMHPYAYAMASGVGSASMNAAALAPLMHMFPSMATDLEAFAGCSNLLSFCFGIYMCIFVSLPLAERMYKWLSPHIGHDKEETIDDEYAIEGVKHDKYASKEELSSGKIKRWATFLLIFSFTVAVGNYIGYHTSLLDSFIGMIIISLITILGMSLERIIPWNIQSIIYISLIGIIVAIPGMPTADFIVRYVSQIDLTTICTAFLAYVGIAIGNDWEEFKKIGWRGIIITLIVISGTYLCSAGIAHLTLVATGMV